TGTAAAGATCAGCTAAGAAGTATCCAAATTTTAAACATCCTTCCCCAAAAGCTCTCACTGAAGATCGCAAAACTGAATACGAAGAAAGACTATTCCTTGATCGAACATGGGAGCCAAAAAAATGAAAACATTGCATAGACACGAATTAGATTTTGAACGCACGAATGGAATTCGTTAAAGATAATTTAAATGAGGTGAACGCGTTATCTTCTGAGCTACTTAATTTAGTTGATTTTAAGTCTGGTGTTTTTTTTACCTTATTAACGGTAGATTCCAATCTTGAAAGACTTTATGAATTTGAAAACGGCATTATTCTTCCTCAAAATCCTATAATTGTTTCCGAAACTAATGGAAAAAAATCGCGTCATCAAAGAGTGCCCACAATAAAGGAAGAGTTAAGTGATTTTATTTTTCACAAACTCAGTCTCAGTAATAAACTTTCCTGTATTTTTGATGAGGTTACAAGAAGCCCTGATGACTCTAATTTAAAAGCTTTCTACAAAAAAAAAGTGTATATCTGTATGAAAATGAAGTTATGTATGTAATCAGGGAACTTAATAAAAATCACGAGTTTATTTTAAAGTGTATGGGGAAATCATTTTCTTTTTGGCACTCTGTTGGCGTTTTAACAGAGGCTGATTGTTTCAAAAATGATAGCAATATTCTCTCCTTAGAAGATATCCAAGCCATTTGTAAAAAAACAAAGATGATGCTCATTAGTGCATATGATGGTGAAGGCTATGTTTTATGGGAAAAAATGGAGCAAGAATAAAAATGATTGACCTGCTCCCAATCGATTAATCCAAATAAAAATAGAAGTTTGTGTAAAAAAAGACAGTCTGAATCAACATGTTATAGATTTCAGAACAGCTTCTAAAATTTTTTTTTGGCTGCCAGCGCAAATTGTCGGGCGTCGTTGATGGCAACATCGATGGCGCCTTGCCAGAAATCTGGGGCTGTTAAATCCACATCCAAGTGCTTTTTAGCAAGCTCCTCACAACTCATTCTCCCCGTATCTTGCAGCAGGCTGTGATAACGCTTGGCAAAGCCTTTAGGCAATGTTTGACCGAGAGCATAAATTCCCATGCTGAAAAGGTATCCGAAAGCATACGGAAAATTATAAAAGGGGAGTTCGGTAAGATAAAAATGTAGCTTTTCTGCCCAGAAGTAGGGATGGTATTCACTCAAAGATTGGCAAAAAGCTGTTTTTTGAGCGTTTTGCATCATCTCGCAAAGTTCATCGGCAGAAAGAGTGGAGTGTTTTCTTTTTTCATACAATTCGGATTCAAACAAAAACCGACTGTGGATGTTCATGAAAAAAATGCTGCTTCTTTGCAATCTTTGATCAAGGAGAAAAATTTTCTCGTCAGATTTGGTCGCTTTTTTAAGTAGCGCATCAGATAAAATTTGTTCTGCAAATGTGGAAGCTGTTTCAGCAAGACTCATCGGATAGTTTTGGGCGAGATGCGGAAGGTCAAATACAGCTTGGCTGTGGTATGCATGCCCGAGTTCATGCGCTAAAGTCATGAGGTTATCCAACGAATCCGAATATGTCATGAAAATGCGACTTTGCTTTTGCAGTGGAAAAGGTGTGCAAAAGCCTCCAGGGCTTTTACCCGGGCGGTCTTCAGCTTCAATCCATTCTTGCTGTTTAGCTTGCTTTGCAAGGCGTCCCATGGATGGACTAAACGTTTGAAAATGTTCTTCAATCAGAGCAAACCCTTCCTGATAGGAAATATTTTTCTGCTGTTTACCTATTGGAGCTGCGATGTCGTGCCATGCCAGTTTTTTTTGTTTGAGAAGTTTGGCTTTGGCTTTGAAATAATCCAAAAAAGGGGTTTTATTCTCTGAGATCACTTGCCACATTGTCGAAAGGGTTTTTTCACTTAAACGATTTAAATCTAAAGCTTCTTTAAGAGAGGATTTCCATCCTCTTTTTTCATAAACTTTGGATCGAAAGCCCGAAATGTGGTTAAGAATTTGTGCTAAAGTATCTTTTTCTTTTTCCCATGCTTTTGTCCATTGTGTAAACACGTGGCTACGTGTTTTGTGATCGGGGTGCGTCAGTTGGTTATAGGCTTGTCCAACGGATAGCAATTGTTTTTTTCCCTCAATGGTGCAAGGAATACGCATTTTTCCTACATGTGTTTGATAAAGTTGGTACCAACCATGAAACCCATCGACTGCAAGATCGTGGATCAAAGCCTCCTGTTCAAGAGGTAGTTTTTCTAAAGCTCTTAATCGCCGTTCTTCCAAAACAAACTGGATGGGTTGAAGTTCTTGATGTTTTAAAAGATCTGAAAATTGTTTTTTTGATAATTTTGCCAATTGTTGATTAAGTGCATCATTCAGATTTTGGAAGCTCGCTGAGGCCACTTGAAGTCTTTCATTAAAGCGAATGGCCTCGTGGTCGTTGGTGTTTTGAGCAATCAGACAACCGGCATAAGATAAGGCATTGGAAAGATGTGCATCGACATCTTGTAAAGCTAAGATCGATTCTAAAAGATCCTTAGAAGAAAGAAGATCCCTGAGTTTTTGGATATTTTGCGCAAGATTTTCAGCGATTTTCGGAAGAGAATTCTTAGGGTACAGACTTTTTAAATTCCAGACGGGTTGCATTAATTTGGGCATGGCTCCTCCTTGCTTTGAATTTCAAATTCTGAGCATGGAGAAGAAGGAAGTCAATGAAAAAAAACTCCCTTAAACGGGAGCTTGGACTAATCGGGGTAACCCGCTCTATCTTTCATTTTTCATATTGTATTCATTCAGTTTATTGCGAAGCGTTCTCACACTTATCCCTAAAACTTCTGCCGTTTTTGTGCGATTATTATGCTGGGCTTGCAAAGTTTCAATAATAAGCCTTTTTTCGAGTTCTTGAAGAGTCATTCCAACGGGGAGAGATGTAAGGGTATTTTGTGAGAGAGTAGAAGCTGTTCTTAGGGGAAGATTCGGATGATTATTTTCGATGTAAAGGTGTTCTGGTGTGATTTCAGAATTGGTCGTCATGACAACAGCTCTTTCGACGATATTAGCTAATTCACGCACATTTCCTGGCCATGCATAGCCAACAAGCTTTTTAATGGATTCTTTAGAAAATGTTTTGGCTTGTTTGTGATTTTCCATACACATTTTCTCTAAAAAGTAGTGCGCCAGTGGAAGAATATCTTCTGGGCGATCTCGTAGGGGAGGGAGATAAATGGGCACAACGTTTAGGCGATAGTATAAGTCTTCCCGCAGAATTTTGTGGGCAATCGCGTCTTTCATGTCACGATTTGATGTTGAAATCAAGCGGACGTCCACCTTAATTGGTTTGCTTCCTCCGACTCTCTCAAATTCTTGCTCCTGAATAGCACGTAAAAGTTTTGCTTGTACGGCAAGGGGAATTTCTGTGATTTCATCTAAAAGAAGGGTGCCTTTGTGGGCTAGTTCAAATCTTCCGAGGCGTTTAAAATTAGCGCCTGTAAAAGCCCCTTTTTCGTGTCCAAAAAATTCCGATTCAATCAATGTTTCGGGAATTGCAGCACAGTTAACTTTAATAAAAGGGAACTGAGAACGCGCAGAATTCGCATGGATGGCTTGGGCTATGACTTCTTTACCTGTTCCGGATTCCCCATTGATAAAAACGCTGGCATTGCTTTGAGCTACTCTTGTGACATCTCTTAAAATTTGTTTCATGATAGGGCTTTCGCCGATGATTTGAAAATGATCGCGACTATCCCCGGTTGAGACTTGTTGGCGTAGGTACTGATTTTCTTGGACGAGGGATAGATGTTCTTTGGCTTTTTCAATGATTGCTTCAATGGTGTCAGGAGAAAACGGTTTAATGAGATAGTTAAAAGCTCCCAATTTCATGGCTTCCACAGCATTTTCAATGCTTCCGAATGCGGTGATGACGACGACTATTGTATTAGGAGATATTTCCTTGCATTTTCGGAGAATGTCAATACCTGTTAGATCGGGCATTTTCATATCCGTGATGACCATATCAAAAGGGGTATCTTTAATTAAGCTGAGTGCTTTTTTGCCACTTTCGGCAGTGACAACTTCAATGTTTTTCCGACGAAGCGTTTCAGCAAGAAAATTTCTGACGATCGATTCATCGTCAACGATCAATATCTTTTCCACGGACATAAGATATTCCTTAAATATGGGGTTCTTCCCTACTTATAAGCTTTTACGGGTAATTTTAAAGAAAATTCTGTTCCTTTTTGCACAATTGAATGAACTTCTATATCTCCACCGTGAATTTCGACTGCTTTATACACTTCTGCTAGGCCAAATCCATTTCCTTCTGGTCGGGTTGTAAAAAATGGAGAAAAAATCTTTTCGAGATTTTCGGAAGGAATACCTATTCCTGTATCTTTGACTTGAATAATGGCAAGTTCTTCTTGTTGAATGAGTTTTAATGTAAGGGTTCCATGATTGGGTATTGCCTGAACCGCGTTTACCATCAGATTAAGAATGGCGGAACGTAAAATCTGCATATCTGCGTGGATCCACAATTCCGGGAGGTCTGTTTCTAAGTTGATGTCAATGCGCTCTTTAACAGAAGGATCGACCAGCATATGTAGTCGAAGCTCTTCGAGAAGTTGTACAAGATCCATGGAGGCAAACTGAGGTTGCAGGGGTCTGGAGTAATTTAAAACTTGGGTGACCAAACGATTCAGATTATCGGTTCCTTGTACAATGTAGCCGGCCATTTTTTGCAGTTCAGGTTTATCAGATAAATCTCTTTCAAGCAGTGAAGCAAATCCCTTAATTCCACCCAGTGGATTGCGAATTTCATGGGCAACACTGGCAGCCATTTCCCCTAAAACTTTCATGCGGCTATTCCGTTTTGCGATGAGTTGTAAGCGTCTGATTTCGGTGACATCGCGGACTAAAATAATAATGCCCTGCATCGAGTCTTGTTCTGAATAACCAGGATTTTGTGTATCTTGCAGGATAAAGGTTGTGTGAA
This genomic window from Parachlamydia acanthamoebae contains:
- a CDS encoding M3 family oligoendopeptidase translates to MPKLMQPVWNLKSLYPKNSLPKIAENLAQNIQKLRDLLSSKDLLESILALQDVDAHLSNALSYAGCLIAQNTNDHEAIRFNERLQVASASFQNLNDALNQQLAKLSKKQFSDLLKHQELQPIQFVLEERRLRALEKLPLEQEALIHDLAVDGFHGWYQLYQTHVGKMRIPCTIEGKKQLLSVGQAYNQLTHPDHKTRSHVFTQWTKAWEKEKDTLAQILNHISGFRSKVYEKRGWKSSLKEALDLNRLSEKTLSTMWQVISENKTPFLDYFKAKAKLLKQKKLAWHDIAAPIGKQQKNISYQEGFALIEEHFQTFSPSMGRLAKQAKQQEWIEAEDRPGKSPGGFCTPFPLQKQSRIFMTYSDSLDNLMTLAHELGHAYHSQAVFDLPHLAQNYPMSLAETASTFAEQILSDALLKKATKSDEKIFLLDQRLQRSSIFFMNIHSRFLFESELYEKRKHSTLSADELCEMMQNAQKTAFCQSLSEYHPYFWAEKLHFYLTELPFYNFPYAFGYLFSMGIYALGQTLPKGFAKRYHSLLQDTGRMSCEELAKKHLDVDLTAPDFWQGAIDVAINDARQFALAAKKKF
- a CDS encoding helix-turn-helix domain-containing protein, producing the protein MTLQELEKRLIIETLQAQHNNRTKTAEVLGISVRTLRNKLNEYNMKNER
- a CDS encoding two-component system sensor histidine kinase NtrB produces the protein MRAKSKKILDDSQTVLSNLLHEIEKISGTPPSKEIHSSETVLLKKIQVQLEQMQTFQQELHGTNQKLLAKIRELDSLTHYLISILCNISQGLLFIDLNGNVTTYNAAIEQILEVQPHLVLFKQFWKNFDDSLFGFSIREALEKKHSPETHYTNFVSPSGKQYDLEIHTTFILQDTQNPGYSEQDSMQGIIILVRDVTEIRRLQLIAKRNSRMKVLGEMAASVAHEIRNPLGGIKGFASLLERDLSDKPELQKMAGYIVQGTDNLNRLVTQVLNYSRPLQPQFASMDLVQLLEELRLHMLVDPSVKERIDINLETDLPELWIHADMQILRSAILNLMVNAVQAIPNHGTLTLKLIQQEELAIIQVKDTGIGIPSENLEKIFSPFFTTRPEGNGFGLAEVYKAVEIHGGDIEVHSIVQKGTEFSLKLPVKAYK